The following proteins are encoded in a genomic region of Musa acuminata AAA Group cultivar baxijiao chromosome BXJ2-11, Cavendish_Baxijiao_AAA, whole genome shotgun sequence:
- the LOC135627414 gene encoding F-box/kelch-repeat protein At1g16250-like: MGSLSPPPPPPPVPPENQASGFRICVSFCRRDETTGTTVSNWLDSYNPADNTLGHVGAIPGLPRNHILKGFAMVCLGGFVYVIGGRLCLNVLDAEGSVERDVAVRSDVLRCNVATGEWAPCSPLALQRFDFACTPCNGRIYVAGGQFTVSVARGTSAAEVYDPERDQWTPLPGMSALRYKCVGMAWEGRFHVVGGFAEREGCSRTVPSVVERSSAEVFDEERGEWDLVPGMWQLDVPPNQIVAVDGRLYSSGDCLNNWKGHIETYDGKLNIWSVIERSQLHDMSSLVAGPRERSLERLYLTMAPVGGHLYFLAGYREAGDELRSMTVAHAFDTEPGAAEAWASFEPLMADGNKELCSHCCVVQLS; the protein is encoded by the coding sequence ATGGGCTCcttatctcctcctcctcctccgccgccggtgCCGCCGGAGAACCAGGCGAGCGGCTTCAGAATCTGCGTCTCGTTTTGCCGACGAGACGAGACGACTGGCACCACCGTATCCAACTGGCTGGATTCCTATAACCCGGCCGACAACACGTTGGGTCACGTCGGAGCGATTCCCGGGCTCCCCAGGAACCACATACTGAAGGGCTTCGCCATGGTGTGTCTCGGCGGCTTCGTTTACGTCATCGGCGGTAGGCTCTGCCTTAATGTGCTCGATGCCGAGGGCTCGGTGGAAAGGGACGTCGCTGTGAGATCCGACGTGCTCCGGTGCAACGTCGCGACCGGAGAATGGGCGCCGTGCTCGCCGCTCGCCCTCCAGCGATTCGACTTCGCGTGCACGCCCTGCAATGGGAGGATCTACGTAGCGGGTGGCCAGTTCACGGTCTCGGTCGCCCGGGGCACGTCGGCGGCCGAGGTGTACGACCCCGAGCGCGACCAGTGGACGCCGCTCCCAGGCATGAGCGCCCTGAGGTACAAGTGCGTCGGCATGGCGTGGGAGGGCAGGTTCCACGTGGTGGGGGGGTTCGCCGAGCGGGAGGGCTGCAGCCGAACGGTGCCGTCGGTGGTGGAGAGAAGCTCCGCGGAGGTGTTCGACGAGGAGCGGGGGGAGTGGGACCTCGTGCCGGGGATGTGGCAGCTGGACGTGCCACCCAACCAGATCGTGGCGGTGGACGGCCGGCTGTACAGCTCCGGCGATTGCCTCAACAATTGGAAGGGGCACATCGAGACCTACGATGGGAAGCTCAACATATGGAGCGTCATCGAGCGGTCGCAGCTGCACGACATGTCGTCGCTCGTCGCCGGCCCGCGTGAGCGCTCGCTGGAGAGGCTGTACCTCACCATGGCTCCGGTCGGGGGTCACCTCTACTTCTTGGCCGGATATCGCGAGGCGGGAGACGAGCTGAGGTCGATGACGGTGGCTCATGCCTTCGACACGGAACCAGGGGCCGCGGAGGCATGGGCGAGCTTTGAGCCCTTAATGGCCGATGGGAACAAGGAGTTGTGCAGCCACTGCTGCGTCGTGCAACTCTCCTAA